The Luteolibacter arcticus genome has a window encoding:
- a CDS encoding esterase/lipase family protein: MNLTRLAAISAIVFLCQCGTPSAPKCHAVPRASRGAPAVFIEQARQGWRGMAAADTAAEREQARLGYNDAVAKLFDQLHCGSGSIHEKATAMGTTIDESRTLGAGIRLQDLDAILPASRVSTKNVGQRHTEAGLGVPVVGWKKTAEEGEPRWEFEPPTGVPLNLTAVLRFSNNESPEWSFRYPGKAKMEAVGSRPMKLAADWSAPSALYWQMSDLDDFDLEKVFLPSRFSEETELYVASPYDPKRIPLIMVHGLNSSPGAFKMLYNELNREPWFRENYQVWFFSYPTGTNWTYNAAKFRFAMKLADRYARKQGPVDRWEKMVVIGHSMGGVITQASLKKPGNRIYNAFEDRPLEQLTSNEKTRAAVKSMTMYDPVDTPDRVIFMAAPHRGSPLADRFFSTWMRKLIRLPKTMTVDLVDFTLNDFASVMTKGETSSKGWFTSIGSLSPSYPPYAALDGVPFRNGVKIHSVIGDRGKGDTPDSSDGIVPYWSSHLDKVESECIVPANHSVQNCLEAAVETKRILKKHLEQGAR; encoded by the coding sequence ATGAACCTCACCCGGCTCGCGGCGATTTCAGCCATCGTTTTCCTATGCCAATGCGGCACGCCGTCCGCGCCGAAGTGCCATGCGGTGCCGCGGGCCTCGCGGGGCGCTCCGGCGGTTTTCATTGAACAAGCACGCCAGGGCTGGCGAGGCATGGCCGCCGCGGACACGGCAGCGGAACGGGAGCAAGCCCGCCTCGGCTACAACGATGCGGTCGCCAAGCTCTTCGATCAACTTCACTGCGGCAGTGGAAGCATCCACGAGAAAGCCACCGCGATGGGCACGACCATCGACGAGTCGCGGACGCTTGGGGCGGGCATCCGCTTGCAGGATCTCGATGCCATCCTCCCGGCCTCGCGCGTTTCCACCAAGAATGTCGGGCAGCGTCACACCGAGGCTGGCTTGGGCGTGCCGGTGGTCGGGTGGAAAAAGACGGCCGAGGAGGGCGAGCCGCGCTGGGAATTCGAGCCGCCAACCGGCGTGCCGCTCAATCTCACCGCGGTGCTGCGTTTCTCTAACAACGAGTCGCCGGAGTGGTCCTTCCGCTATCCCGGCAAGGCTAAGATGGAAGCGGTCGGCAGCCGCCCGATGAAACTCGCGGCCGACTGGTCCGCGCCATCGGCGCTCTACTGGCAGATGAGCGACCTGGATGACTTCGACCTTGAGAAGGTCTTCCTGCCGAGCCGTTTCAGCGAGGAGACGGAGCTCTATGTTGCCTCGCCCTATGACCCGAAGCGCATCCCGTTGATCATGGTCCACGGCTTGAATTCCAGCCCCGGGGCTTTCAAAATGCTCTACAACGAACTCAACCGCGAGCCGTGGTTCCGCGAGAACTATCAGGTGTGGTTCTTCAGCTATCCCACCGGGACGAACTGGACCTACAATGCCGCGAAATTCCGCTTTGCGATGAAGCTGGCCGACCGCTACGCCCGCAAGCAGGGGCCGGTCGATCGCTGGGAGAAGATGGTCGTGATCGGCCACTCGATGGGCGGCGTGATCACGCAGGCCTCGCTGAAGAAACCGGGCAACCGGATCTACAATGCCTTTGAGGATCGTCCGCTGGAACAGCTCACCTCGAATGAGAAGACGCGCGCCGCGGTGAAGTCCATGACGATGTACGATCCCGTCGATACGCCGGACCGCGTGATCTTCATGGCCGCTCCCCATCGCGGCTCGCCGCTGGCCGACCGCTTCTTTTCCACATGGATGCGCAAGCTGATCCGCTTGCCGAAGACCATGACCGTGGATCTGGTGGATTTCACGCTGAACGATTTCGCCAGCGTGATGACGAAAGGGGAGACCTCGTCGAAGGGGTGGTTCACCAGCATCGGTTCGCTGTCGCCGTCCTACCCTCCCTATGCTGCGCTCGATGGCGTGCCATTCCGCAACGGGGTGAAGATCCACTCGGTGATCGGTGACCGCGGAAAAGGGGACACGCCGGATAGCTCCGACGGCATCGTGCCCTATTGGTCCTCGCATTTGGATAAGGTCGAGAGCGAATGCATCGTTCCCGCCAACCACAGCGTCCAGAACTGCCTGGAAGCGGCTGTGGAAACGAAGCGGATTTTGAAGAAGCATCTTGAACAAGGAGCGCGATAG
- a CDS encoding superinfection immunity protein has protein sequence MDSRPAPIPEEAYEPHYPRRRRTLREDHALPIWGRWIIGLALAVVASAVTFYYFGEEAIVRSLPSVLQWLGFVIVILAAIVVYFLPAIIAWNYRIRRSGAILALNFLLGWTFIGWAGAFVWAIAEVESQ, from the coding sequence ATGGACTCCAGACCGGCCCCCATCCCGGAGGAGGCCTACGAACCCCACTATCCCCGCCGGCGGAGAACCTTGCGGGAAGACCACGCCCTGCCGATCTGGGGACGGTGGATCATCGGGCTCGCCCTGGCAGTGGTGGCTTCGGCGGTGACCTTTTACTACTTCGGCGAGGAGGCCATCGTGAGGTCGCTCCCCTCGGTGCTCCAGTGGCTCGGCTTCGTGATCGTGATCCTGGCGGCCATCGTCGTCTATTTCCTGCCCGCAATCATCGCGTGGAACTATCGCATCCGCCGTTCCGGCGCGATCCTGGCGCTGAATTTCCTGCTCGGCTGGACCTTCATCGGCTGGGCGGGTGCCTTTGTCTGGGCCATCGCGGAGGTCGAGAGCCAGTGA
- a CDS encoding DUF58 domain-containing protein yields the protein MSPTARALGIVVAWALFGLAASVWRELVTPWWIAGAVLAVVALVDGVVLRRLAQVEVARRLPGRFAVGEAADVRLDIRNPGRFPAVVEVFDGIPLGSQAETMPWTGAIAAGGKARVTHPVRIIQRGMASFGKVHVRRTSLMSFWRMRHPAGVAEEVKVYPDYEPVLKFALLAMQARQEQMGIVRKAFAGSSRDFHQLREYREGDPMSQIDWKATSRRVTLISREFQEQRNQVVIFLTDTGRRMRAMDGELPQFDHCLNAMLLLSYVALRQGDQVGVQAFGGTNRWLPPVKGAHSMSVLLNHLFDYQTTPEPSDFAAAVENLLARQKRRALVVVMTNLRGEDSSELVPALRLLRSKHLVMLASLRERSVEDARTKRIDEFSDALRFAAAERYDAERAEVLATLQGFGILTLDVPAQQFPIALANRYLDIKAAGRL from the coding sequence ATGAGCCCGACCGCCAGAGCGCTGGGAATCGTGGTGGCGTGGGCCCTCTTCGGGCTTGCGGCCTCGGTGTGGCGCGAGCTGGTCACACCGTGGTGGATTGCCGGGGCGGTGCTTGCGGTGGTCGCGCTGGTGGATGGTGTCGTCTTGCGGAGGTTGGCGCAGGTGGAGGTCGCGCGGCGCTTGCCCGGTCGCTTCGCGGTCGGTGAGGCGGCGGACGTGCGGCTCGACATTCGCAATCCGGGCCGCTTTCCGGCGGTGGTGGAAGTTTTCGACGGCATCCCGCTGGGCTCGCAGGCGGAGACGATGCCCTGGACCGGTGCCATCGCTGCGGGCGGCAAGGCCCGGGTGACCCATCCGGTGCGCATCATCCAGCGTGGCATGGCGTCATTCGGAAAGGTCCATGTACGACGGACCTCGTTGATGAGCTTCTGGCGGATGCGCCATCCCGCCGGCGTGGCGGAGGAGGTGAAGGTCTATCCCGACTATGAGCCGGTGCTGAAGTTCGCGCTGCTGGCGATGCAGGCCCGCCAGGAGCAGATGGGTATCGTACGGAAGGCCTTCGCCGGCAGCAGCCGCGATTTCCATCAGCTCCGGGAGTATCGCGAGGGCGACCCGATGTCGCAGATCGACTGGAAGGCGACCTCGCGGCGGGTGACGCTGATCAGCCGCGAGTTCCAGGAGCAGCGGAACCAGGTCGTGATTTTCCTGACCGACACCGGCCGCCGGATGCGGGCGATGGACGGCGAGCTGCCGCAGTTCGACCACTGTCTGAATGCGATGCTGCTGCTGTCCTACGTGGCGCTGCGGCAGGGTGACCAGGTCGGGGTGCAGGCCTTCGGCGGAACCAATCGCTGGCTGCCGCCGGTGAAGGGCGCGCATTCGATGTCGGTCCTGCTCAATCACCTCTTCGACTACCAGACGACGCCGGAGCCGAGCGACTTTGCCGCGGCGGTGGAGAACCTTCTGGCCCGGCAAAAACGCCGGGCGCTGGTGGTAGTGATGACGAATCTCCGCGGCGAGGATTCTTCCGAACTGGTGCCCGCGTTGCGGTTGCTGCGTTCCAAGCACCTCGTGATGCTTGCCAGCCTGCGCGAACGCTCGGTGGAGGACGCGCGGACGAAGCGGATCGACGAATTTTCCGACGCCCTGCGCTTTGCCGCGGCCGAGCGTTACGACGCCGAGAGGGCCGAGGTGCTCGCGACGCTCCAAGGGTTCGGCATCCTCACGCTAGACGTGCCGGCGCAGCAGTTCCCGATCGCGCTGGCGAACCGCTACCTCGACATCAAGGCAGCGGGACGGTTGTGA
- a CDS encoding AAA family ATPase → MTEEEAVAAMYAPPAPPPSADASALVARLRAQVEHAVLGQREVVSQVLAGLLAGGHILLEGKPGLGKTMLVIALARAFGGSFGRIQFTPDLMPSDVTGFRLFDMKSQTFQLRRGPIFCNLLLADEINRAPAKTQAALLEVMQERQVTIDGETLKLSPPFMTLATQNPVEHEGTYPLPEAQLDRFLMKILIDYPARDAESDIVARAASEAPGDSSTAELQVVATPEDVVRAQAAVAAVQVVREVVDYAVAIVQATREAKTVWLGAGTRGAIALVRIGKAIAVMHGRHFVIPDDIKAASLPVLRHRVQLAPEVAMGGQSMDEVLKAIVDSVPAPRQ, encoded by the coding sequence GATGCCTCCGCCCTGGTCGCACGTCTGCGGGCGCAGGTGGAGCACGCCGTGCTCGGCCAGCGCGAGGTGGTCAGCCAGGTGCTCGCCGGTCTGTTGGCGGGCGGGCACATCTTGTTAGAAGGCAAGCCGGGCCTTGGGAAAACGATGCTGGTGATCGCGCTGGCGCGGGCCTTTGGCGGGAGCTTCGGCCGTATCCAGTTCACGCCGGACCTGATGCCGTCGGATGTGACGGGCTTCCGGCTCTTTGACATGAAGAGCCAGACCTTCCAGCTCCGTCGCGGTCCGATCTTTTGCAACCTGTTGCTCGCCGACGAAATCAACCGCGCTCCGGCCAAGACCCAGGCGGCGCTGCTGGAAGTGATGCAGGAGCGGCAGGTGACGATCGATGGCGAGACGCTGAAGCTGTCGCCGCCGTTCATGACGCTGGCCACGCAGAACCCGGTGGAGCACGAGGGCACCTACCCGCTGCCGGAAGCCCAGCTCGACCGCTTCCTGATGAAGATCCTGATCGACTACCCGGCACGCGATGCCGAGTCGGACATCGTTGCCCGTGCGGCATCCGAAGCACCGGGCGACTCCTCCACCGCCGAGCTGCAAGTGGTGGCCACGCCCGAAGATGTCGTGCGCGCGCAAGCTGCGGTCGCCGCGGTGCAAGTGGTGCGCGAGGTGGTCGACTACGCGGTGGCGATCGTCCAAGCGACGCGCGAAGCGAAGACGGTGTGGCTCGGCGCGGGCACCCGCGGCGCGATCGCGCTGGTGCGCATCGGCAAGGCCATCGCGGTGATGCATGGACGTCACTTCGTGATCCCGGACGATATCAAGGCGGCCTCGCTGCCGGTGCTTCGGCACCGCGTCCAACTCGCGCCGGAAGTGGCGATGGGCGGGCAGTCGATGGACGAAGTATTGAAGGCGATCGTCGATTCAGTACCAGCACCGCGGCAGTGA